The Lemur catta isolate mLemCat1 chromosome 6, mLemCat1.pri, whole genome shotgun sequence sequence tgggcaacataatgagacccccatctctgcaaaaagtaaaaaaaacaagCGGGTATGGTAGTGCACATCTGTAGCCCTAGCtaccagggaagctgaggcaggattgcttgagcccaggagtttaaggcttcAATGAGCGAgctgtgatcatgtcactgcactccactctgggcaatggagtgagacagtcttcaaaaaaaaaaaaagggcaactGCCTTTAGGTCTCAATGTGGAGGTAACAGAgggtggtggggactgtggcaaacaGAACAATAGTACATCATGCCTCATTTAAAGGGGAAAGTTGCTAGCAGCTCCAGCCAACTGTTGTGGGAAAGCTTGTCCTGTATTGCCACATCTTCCCATTTTGAAGAGACTCTGGAAATCTAAACTTTATGTGAAAgctgtcaatttttaaatgtcaatggctagttcaaatttctttaaaatactatgaAGCCCAcaggatgaggaaaagagaaggaaaggaaagacactttttttttttttttaaatttgagacagagtctctctctgttgcctgagctagagtgctgtggcgcagcctagctcacagcaacctcaaactcctgggctcaagcgatcctcctgcttcagcctcccgagtagctgggactacaggcatgtgccaccatgcccggctaattttatatatatatattttttagttgtctatataatttatttctatttttagtagagataggggtctcgctcttgctcaggctgctctccaactcctgagctcaaacgatctacccacctgggcctcccagagtgctagaattataggcgtgagccactgcgcccggcctggaaaGACAACTTTCTGAACCTGGCCTGAGCTGTTCTCAATATCTGACCTAGAACAACACATTCTGATGGGAAGAGtgaagcccagagaagggagGCAGGCACTTGCCCCCACATCACTAAGTGAGTTGGGACCAAACAGGACTAAAATCCAAGTCCCTGGATTCCCAGGCAGAGACTTTCTCCACATTGCAGGTATTTGCTTTCTCCCAGCAAGTGCTTCATGTTTATTTATAGATTTACCAAGTATAGATGACTTGTGTGTGAATGTTCACAGTACACTTAGGTCAAGTTTAAGCCACTGTGATGTGCCCACTGTGGTATAGAATTTGTATGGGCCCCAGTCTGCATCATaccattatttattaataataagaacaATAGTTACCATTTTTTGAGCAATAACTCTATGCCAAGCTATGTACTAGGTGTTTTGCttgtattatatcatttaatctttataataactGTATTATGATATAGTTACTACTGTTACCTCCATTTTactcatgaggaaactgagactcagaaaggtagTCATTTGCTCAAAGCCATGGCTCCATGTATTTATGGCTCCAAAGCTGATGATCTTAACTGCTGTGCTGTCTTTCATTCAATGAATCTATCGTCAGTCACATACCTACAATGTACTGATGCTGTTTGCTGAGCCAGGAATTATGGTGGAACACAACTTCATAGATCCAAGTTCCAGTCTAAAACCCTCAGTCTGAGGTTAACTGGCTCCACACTCAACCCACATCTGATTCTTCCCAATGCAATATAATAAGTGGTTCTTGCCACACAGAGAAGGTCGGGCTATGTGATTTATACTCAAcaatgttgatttaaaaattagaagtaaaatTAATAACCACCTTTAGATGTCTAGGGATGTTGTTCAAATTCAAAGGTTTCTGATCCAAACATCTTGCTAGAACAGATGTTTTTAAGACCAGATCCACTGATAGTAAgaagaaaatagttaaaaaagATAATTGGGCCCAAATCATCAAGAGTCTTGATGTGAACAGAATTGTGCTTTAGGCAGCATATACACCTTGGATTCTACAGAGAGAAACTAGAGGGGTATAGACTATTTTGGAGCTTTTTACCACAAAAAGAAGAGGAATTGTACAAGGGTACAGAGCTAGAGAGTTGAAGTTATTTTAGGGTGCATACAGCAGGAGTCAGTTCAGGTGTAAATACCCAGATTTCAATTAGACTCTCTGGAACCAGTTTCTGGCAGTCTTTTCACTTAAGAAAGTAGTATGGTGGAGACCTTTAGCCTCAGatagatctgggttcaaatcccagttcttcAACTCTCTAGCTGTGTACCCTTGTACAATTCACATAACATCTCAGAGCCTCAATTTCCTGATCTGCAAAAGAGggtataataatatctacttgTTAAGGCTCttgtgagggagaaataaatgatGTAATGTATattaagcacttgataaatggtACATGTTCaatgtttgtttatttcctctgtttCCTTCTAGCTACAAGTGGAGTTGGCATATGTCCTTAGCCACCATGGGGCAGAGGACAgttcaaataaacagcatttttcaCCATACTGTACAATGATAACCCTGACAGTGCTGTTCTTCCAGCACTGCAAAGTCTGGAAGTGATTTTCCAACTATCAAAAAGATTACATTTTAACTGGGTTGGTTAGAGGATTTATATATGGGAAGAAGTTTTGCCTGGACACAAGAACTGGTCCCATGAGAGGTGGGCAATCATGAACAGGTCTAATATCTCTCTGCTTTCCATTtctcatctattaatataatataggGATGGTCCTTCTTGTCTACTTTATAGAAGTGTTCGTGGAGTACGGGGTTGTGAGAATTCTTACAAAATAGTGCACCCGCCTGGCATAGTCACCTAGCTCAGTGACCGGCTGTCACATTGAATTGCTGCTCTGATGTAAATCTATTGCACTGGAAGCTGTTATTGCACAGTTTATAGTGATATCTTCAAACTTTAACATATTTTCCTACATACATTATACGTTTGTGGAAAGTTCATTTTTTGCGTTCATcgatttaaaacatatttatatctaTCTTTACGTATAGTGTGACTTCACTTTCCTTTGTGAGTGGCTGCAGATCATCTTAACATGATTGGCTAAAGCATCTGCCCGTTATCTTTCATGAGGCGGGGgcgggaaggaggaaagaaaaaaaaaatgagtgtcGTGAATTCAGCTGTTTTATTGGCTCCGGTAGCGGCGTACGGAGAGGGACGTGGGCACTTCAAATTTTTGATTGGTTCTTATGTCCGCCAGTCTCGCTGCTGGACGCGCTGTCCAATTCTCTTGCTTGTACCATGCGCTCCCTCCCCCATTGGCTGTGGGGGTTTAGGCTGGGAGGGTCGTCATTGGTCCGGCACGCTCCAGCCGTCCGAACCCGCCCCCGCTCGGTTGCCGTGGTTGCAGGCCCGGCCCGCCCGCTCCCTGGCTGACAGCAAGACTTAGAGCGGAGGGAAGTGGGCCGGTTGGTCGGTCGGGAACGAGGCTCTGGCGGCCTGGCCCGCGCGGAGCCGTTGCCATGGCAGCCGCCGCCGGGGACGCGGACGACGAGCCTCGCTCGGGCCGCTCGAGCTCCGATGGCGAGTGCGCGGTGGCGCCAGAGCCGCTGACGGGCGCCGAGGGCCTCTTCTCCTTCGCCGACTTCGGGTCTGCGCTGGGCGGCGGTGCGGGCCTCCCGGGCCGGGCGTCCGGCGGGGCCCAGTCCCCGCTGCGCTACCTCCACGTCCTGTGGCAGCAGGACGCGGAGCCGCGCGATGAGCTGCGCTGTAAGATCCCCGCTGGCCGGCTGAGGCGCGCCGCCAGGCCCCACCGCCGGCTCGGGCCCACGGGCAAGGAGGTGCACGGTGAGGAGCGGGAGCGGCGCGGCGGAGGCCGAGGGAGGCGGGGCTGGCCCTGGCCGCCGCTAGTGGCGGGGCCACCTGGGCGAGTGACAGGGCCTCTGAGAATCGGCCTGACCTCCCGCCAGCCCTCAGTCTGGAGTCTTCCGACGTCTGAGCTAAGGAGTCCAGAAGGTCTCCTTTCaatgataataattattgttatagTTGCAAAGaactataacattttttaaagtcttccTGCTCAGAGCCTGTCTCCCTAGACTTTTCTCAGTTGGTAACATCAGAATAGAAACTTTTCATCACTCTGGCTGTTTATTAAAAGGTAATAAATGGAGTACTGGCGGACACTTTTATTATCACAGAGAAGGAAGAGTCTGTAGCCAAGTTGCAGTAACATGTTGAAATGCACAAACTTGGATTGGACTCCTCTACCACATTTAGGCCTTAGGAAAACTATAGGCCCTAAttagccttagttttctcatctgtaaaatgagtacaATACCTCCCTTACAAGAACAAGTTAACTAAGGTAATGAACATGTTGGTTGATACATGATCATTTGTAATCCTCATAAGAACTCTTTGAAATACAgaaattgttcccattttactgacagggaaactgaggctcagagaaatttaCTTACTTCACGTCACATGGGAAGTGGCTGTGCTGGTATTAGAACCCAGGTCAGCCAGATTGAAACTCCTGCTCTGGTACTCTGCCATATTGTTTTTGGCATTTTATGGATGACATGGAAAGTGAAGCTCTGAAAGACTGAAAATGGGGACTTTTAGGGTCCCATCTAGGCCTGTCTATGACTCTACCCATATCTTAGTGGTGCTGGAAATACTAAATGAGAATTTGGAAGTGCCATATAGACCATAAAGTGCTATATGAACATAAGGAATTGTTATGTATCTGAGTTAAAATTTTTGACCATTTCTCTGATGACAAAGGCATTGCTTTCTATTAGCATCCAATATAGAGGTTGTGTCATTGGAGGGGGAAAAAGTTTGTTTAGAAATTACCTaatttggccaggtgcagtggctctcacctctaatcctagcattttgagaggccgaggcaggaggatcatcgcatgaggccaggagtttgaggccagtctgagcaagagcgagaccctgactctacaaaaaatagaaaaatgagctggacATGGTactgcacacctgtagtcccagctgctcgggaggctgatgcaggaggatcacttgagcccaggaattcaaggttgcagtgagctgtgatcatgccactgcattctagtaGGGGTGACTGAGctagaccctgcctcaaaaaaaaaaaaaattaccaaatttaGGTAGTCATTTGGGAATGACCTGTTTTGAAGGAGAATATAAGATTAACCAGCTCACAAACAACATCCATGAAAATCATCTCATTTGTCTTTGTAACAGCTTAGGGCTGGCATGACAACTCAACCTTGCTTTGCAGATGATAGACCTGAGGCCCAAGGCAGTTAActggcttgctcaaggtcacctggCTACTACAAGTGGCAGAGACAAGATCTGGCTCCAAAAGCCTCGAAGGATTTGCTAGAGAATGTGGACTTTGCACTAGTTATACCTCATTTCAAGTTTATCCTTGTTCCCAGGGTAGTATCTCTCATATCCTGGCACCTTTCTTTTCCCTTAGATGCTATTGTGGCTGAAGGGTGGGTTAACTAGGAAGCCATCCACTTACTGTTTCAtcatgactattttttttaaactggcatCTCTTACTCTCTCTACAGCTCTGAAGAGGCTGAGGGACTCAGCCAATGCCAATGATGTGGAAACAGGTGAGTGTGCACAGTGGGTCCAGCTCCAGGGACCCATGGGCTGGTTGGGGAAGGAATAAGCCAGGTAACCAATATGTGAAAAGACAGTCTACCAGCTCACTCCTTTAGAGCAAGTGCACTGTATTTATTGTCTGACTTTGCAGTCATTTTGCACAAGAAAAGTCTGGCCTAGACATTCACTCTCCCCATGGTCCCCTGTCAACCTGAACTTCCTGATGTTATAGCATTTAGCACCCTGTGGACTCCTTGATGGTGGGGAGCGTGTATGCTTTTATATTCCCACACAGCCCCCAAAAAGAGTTGGTGCTCATTTTGGAACTTTTGATTAATAGAAGCAAACACTCACTTTAACTGCCAGGTGATGATCTGCACAGGGCCATCACCCTCAGCTGCTCAGTGAGACTTTGTGGTAGTTAGGTCAAGTGGCTTTGAAACTTGTGTAGTTGACAGAGCATCTGAAAGGGGCTCCTAGTAGGACACTATTCTatctggttttttgttgttgctttccAACATGCACTAGCTGACAGGGCGGTAGCAACATCAAAGGTACAAGGAAAATATATAggataaaacattaaattttattccCTGACTTAATTCTTCCTGTGAATCAGGGTAAAGtagtgtattagttttctttggCTGTTTTAACAAATTACCCCAACCTTAGTGGcctaaacaacacaaatttattactgTACAGTTCTATAGGTCAGCAGTCTCACTCACCAGGCTAAAATGTAGGTGTTGTCAGGGCTGCacttctttctggaggctctaggggagaatctgttttccttgccttttccagcttccagaggcttcccatattccttggctcatggcttcttcctttgtcttcaaagccagcaacagtggGCTGAGTCCTTCTCAACTTGCCATCTCTCTGCTTCTGACAGCAggaaaagattctttgattttaaGGACTCATGTAATTAGATTGGGCCTGGATAATCCATGATGATCTCCACATCTCAAGgtccttttgtcctttttttttttttttttttttttttttgagacagagtctcgctctgtcaccctggctagaagtacagtggtgtcattgtagctcacagcaacctcaaactcctggggtcaagcgatcctcctgcctcagcctcctgagtagctgggactacaaagacactccaccatgcttggctaatttctctatttttttatagagacagggtcttgctcttgcttaggctggcctcaaactcctgagctcaagcagtcctcctgcttcagcctcccagagtgctaggattacaggcatcagccactgtgcctggcttcaaGGTCCTTAACCTTGCTCaaatctgcaaagtcctttttgccatttAAAGCCTGGttgggcacaggggctcacactaattttgaaaattaggTAAATATACAAGAAAAACATCTATAATGTCAGCAAAGGAACTaatatctgttaatattttggtgaatATCCTTCTAGTCCTTTTTCTTATGCATAGGAATTTTCTTTATAGACTTGCAAACTGCTGTATACACATTTTGTAGCCTgcataatttttttgtatatcgTAACATTTTCCATAGTCTTTGTAaccagttgatttttaaaaatggaaacatcattttactatttatagaataaatataatacatggCTGTATGATTCTTTAAAAGCTCACAAGGTTGAAAGCAAAAATCACTTTATAATTCCATTCTCCAATTATAaccacaatttaatttttatttatttatttatttatttttttgagacagaggctcgctctattgcccaggctagagtgccgtggcatcagcctcactcacagcaacctcagactcctgggctccagtgatcctactgcctcagcctcccgaatagctgggactacaggcatgtgccaccatgcccggctaattttttctatatatttttagctgtccagatcatttctttctagttttagtagagacgggatctcgctcttgctcaggctggtctcaaactcctgacctcaagtgatcctcccgcctcagcctcccagagtgctaggattacaggcgtgagccaccactcccagcctaatttatttttttaaagagaagatctcactatgttgtccatgttggagtgcagtggctattcacaagtgTAATTATAGTGCattacagccttgaactcttggactccagtgattttcctgcctcagcctccccagtagctgggactacaggtacgtgccacggCACCACAGTTTTTAGTAGATGCATACTATTTCTTCAGAGTGACAAAGCAAGAGTTAATTAGTCATATATTTGCACATTagtctttcatttttaagattactCCCAGGTATGGGATTATTACATCAAAGGGTATGTATATTTTGATGGCTCCTGATAGAGGTTGCTAAAGTGCTTTCTAAAAAGACTATAACtgcataaattattaatataaaaatagaactggctattttagctttattttatctctttgataCTGTCTCTCTTTTGGTGAATGTCTTCATGAACACTGAGATGACCTGAAgctcttatttttccttcattctcatCAACTTTTTCTTGCCACTTTGTTTATTCAACCAATCAGGAATATTCATTAAGTACAGTATTACTTTCAGAACACTGTGCTTGGTACCAatgttataaacaaaataaaaaccctaCAATATAGTTAGAGAGGAAGAATATAAAGTGATAccatttccaaaacaaaaaaatgaaaaaaactgaagttACGGGTTTAGTTGGAAAGGTGTAAGTTCTGGAGTCAGAGAAAACTGGGTTTATATCCCAGCTTTGCTTCCTGTTATCTGGGTAAATGTAGCTTAGGTCCTTTATAATCTCTCTGGGTCTGAGTCTTCTGGTCTATAAAATGGATGTAATACCTTGCTGAGTCATTGAGAGCTTAGCATTCAGGTACCTGATACCTGGCTGGTGTTCAGTGTACAGTGACAATTACTACTCTAAAATAGCACAGGATGTTAACATTAATATTAGAGTAGCAGGCTAAACAGGGCACTAAGGAGGTGTGAAAGAGGGAAGGGCTGACTCACCTGGAGGAGATGGGAAGGATTCCTGGAGAGGAAGCTATGTGGACTTCATCTGGAAGGACTCAAGTCCTTGATAGGTTTTCTGGGGAGAAGAGACTAAAACGTTGTTTGCTCTAAAATGGCATTTGGCAGCAATTTTCTATATTTCAGCTGGACCATGTACATTAGTACAAAATGCCTCACATTTTATATAGTGCCTCCCTACTTTTCAAAGCAGGAATTTCATATCCATTATTTTCATCACAGCAGCTCTGAAAATTAGCAGGGCAGAGATTATTTCCATTTGCTGATGAACTGGGACCCAAATCCAGGCCTTCATACTCCCAATCCAGCTCTTTCCACTGACCCATGCTGTTAGCAGtgtacttttttattcttttttttctctctgactgTAATTTCAAgtgacctatcttcaagttcagacattcattcttctgcttgatGAAGTCTGCTGTTGAAGCTGTCTGTTATATTTGTTATGTTATTCATCAAATCTTTCAACTGCAGGGTTTATTTGCTgcttttttatgatttctatctctttgttgaatttcttggTCATTTCAcgaattattttcctgattttgttgaattttccatctatattttcctctgtctttctgagtttccttaagatcattattttgcaTTCCTTTTCTGGCAATTTGTTGATTTCCTTTTCAATAGGATCTGTTACTAGAGAGTTACGATATTCTTTTCTGGGTgtcatatttctttgctttttcgtGTTACTTGTGTCCCTGCAATGATGTCTGTGCATCTGGTGGGATGATTTCCTCTTCCAAACTTTCTAGAGTGCCTTTCATAGGAAAAGACTTTCACCTGCAGTTGGGTTTTAGTGTGCCAGTTAGCAAGGGTGTGGTGACTCTGTTTCTGGATAGGTGCAGTGGAATAATCTTTATGCAGCTTCTTCAATTGCATTTAACATCAGCAATAACTGTGAGCACCTCAGTGGCATAGGCTATAGAAGTTTGTGGAAGCATAGGTTGTTAATGTCCTTGGTGTCAAGGGCTTTTGGGGTTCTCCTATTCTCATTTTCCCCACAATGGAGAGACTTAGCCAAGGGGATCCCACTTGGTGTCAGGGCTGACATAGCCTACAAGCAGCTACAGTGATGCTGGGTTCCAGGTGCAAGTGCTCAGACTGGCTATTGGGCCAGGGTTGTAGTCTAAGGGTCTTGCAAAGCTATTGTAGCACCTGGGTCTTGGGGAACAGGTTTGCTCTCTGTGGTTGAGTTGGATGTAGGTTGTCCATTGAGCCAGGATCTGTGACTCTGAGGCACTCCCTAGCAATTTGGGCACAAGGGGTCAGGTTGTAAATGTGAGTCTACCCATGGGGGGCAGGGCACAGCACTggcctcctttcttttttacttagcTTAACCTGGGACTAAGTCTGTGTGGCTCCAGTACCTGTGCCCTGTCCACTCTAAAAGGCTGCTTCTGGGAGCAAAGTTAGTATTGGCCAATAGCTTGGGCAGCTATGTCCAGCTGGAATGGATGTATAGCCAAGATGAGGTAGAGGGATGGGGCCACAGTTTGTGCTGGGGATTTCTGTGACTCTATAAATCCTGACCCTAAGGGCCAAGAGCCTCCTACAACATTCTATTCCTAGACATGTTTGAGCTCCCAGCATCCATTGCCCTTGCTTGTGCACTCAGGAGAACAAGTCCCTTCTTGTGGCAGTCCCCCTGGGATCAGTATCCATGAAGGGTTGCTTTCCCATGCATTATTGATATCTTGTCTGGAGGGACCCCTGTGCATCCCTGTCCAGCCCTCAGAGACTGTAACTTAGCTAACATTgctgctttctcctcctccctccctccgtcttgGTGGTGTCAGTGCAGCAGCTGCTGGAAGATGGTGCGGATCCCTGTGCAGCTGACGACAAGGGCCGCACAGCTCTACATTTTGCCTCTTGCAATGGCAATGACCAGATTGGTGAGTTctaggggggaggagggagcagagccAGGCAAGTAGCATCTCTCCACAGCTGCTGTCTGCATAGCCTGGGGATGCCCAGTTGTACTGGATATAAGGAAGACATGGCACCATAGTgccttgcttttctctctcccttagCCTGTGGAGCTGGCACTGCCAGCCCAGGGAAGGGATATGCCTGGGGAAAGAATATGATTGACTCTAAGGGTGAAGGGAGGTCTCCAATCAGGAGACcactggaggagagagagggccCAGGCCCTGGAGACATTCAGGGAACATTTACTCAGTGCTGGCCACATCAGCAGG is a genomic window containing:
- the ANKRD54 gene encoding ankyrin repeat domain-containing protein 54 isoform X1; the protein is MAAAAGDADDEPRSGRSSSDGECAVAPEPLTGAEGLFSFADFGSALGGGAGLPGRASGGAQSPLRYLHVLWQQDAEPRDELRCKIPAGRLRRAARPHRRLGPTGKEVHALKRLRDSANANDVETVQQLLEDGADPCAADDKGRTALHFASCNGNDQIVQLLLDHGADPNQRDGLGNTPLHLAACTNHVPVITTLLRGGARVDALDRAGRTPLHLAKSKLNILQEGHSQCLEAVQLEVKQIIHMLREYLERLGRHEQKERLDDLCTRLQMTSTKEQVDEVTDLLASFTSLSLQMQSMEKR